A single genomic interval of Tsukamurella paurometabola harbors:
- a CDS encoding helix-turn-helix domain-containing protein, with product MIEETAPTLGSFLRSRRAAVDVDDLGLPSYGRRRVPGLRREELADLAGVSVNYLTRLEQGAAGNPSDEVLTALARALRLSEVERLHLLELAHPSGEGAAPIDRDGAGFAGVRQLVDAMDTPAVVLSRNQDVLAWNRLGHAVLAPHVAFEAQHAETPPNKVRQTFLDPEVRSLYVDWEFEAELAVASLRWVAAQFPDDAALRRLLGELALDRDFARLWALQAVELCTNGIKHFHHPWVGRLDLCYQMLHLPESDGARMIAFSAVPGSPDDDALTLLRHRVAG from the coding sequence ATGATCGAAGAGACCGCCCCGACTCTCGGCTCGTTCCTCCGCTCCCGACGCGCCGCGGTGGACGTCGACGACCTCGGCCTCCCCAGCTACGGCCGTCGTCGCGTCCCGGGCCTGCGACGGGAGGAGCTCGCCGACCTCGCCGGCGTGTCGGTCAACTACCTGACCCGGCTCGAGCAGGGAGCCGCGGGTAATCCCTCCGACGAGGTCCTGACTGCGCTGGCCCGAGCGCTGCGGCTCAGCGAGGTGGAACGCCTGCACCTGCTCGAGCTCGCGCACCCCTCCGGCGAGGGCGCCGCGCCGATCGACCGCGATGGCGCCGGGTTCGCGGGCGTTCGTCAGCTCGTCGACGCGATGGACACACCCGCCGTCGTGCTCTCGCGCAATCAGGACGTCCTGGCCTGGAACCGCCTCGGACACGCGGTTCTCGCCCCGCACGTGGCGTTCGAGGCGCAGCACGCCGAGACGCCGCCCAACAAGGTCCGGCAGACCTTCCTCGACCCCGAAGTACGGTCGCTCTACGTCGACTGGGAGTTCGAGGCCGAGCTGGCGGTCGCGTCGCTCCGCTGGGTCGCGGCGCAGTTCCCCGATGATGCGGCGCTGCGCCGCCTGCTCGGCGAGCTCGCGCTCGACCGCGACTTCGCCCGGCTGTGGGCGCTCCAGGCCGTCGAGCTCTGCACCAACGGGATCAAGCACTTCCACCATCCCTGGGTGGGCCGGCTCGACCTCTGCTACCAGATGCTCCACCTCCCCGAGTCCGACGGTGCCCGCATGATCGCCTTCAGCGCCGTGCCCGGCAGCCCGGACGACGACGCCCTCACCCTGCTGCGGCACCGCGTCGCCGGCTGA
- a CDS encoding alpha/beta hydrolase, giving the protein MPLHPQAAAHLAATADAAPVHASTVAEARRAGRGYLDLQRPAPEIAHVRHTYVVGPGSSLPVRVYRDGPPGGPVVLMLHGSGFVIADIEISDEPARLLARATGFTIVTVDYRKAPEHPYPAAVDDAAAVLDWIASGALDVDPARTAVVGDSAGGTLAAALVERVRDHGGPAVAAQALLYPSLRRHSPATELSDSDVSLTAADVEWFWNHYLGPGPAPEGAQPLDATDYSGLPPAFVGTAEYDVLRPDGAEYAAALRGAGVTVEYRDYPGTLHGFYWMDAVLDAAADLQRDLAAWLRLTLNGTR; this is encoded by the coding sequence ATGCCCTTGCACCCCCAGGCCGCCGCCCACCTCGCCGCCACGGCGGACGCCGCACCGGTACACGCCTCCACCGTCGCCGAGGCCCGCCGCGCGGGTCGCGGCTACCTCGACCTCCAACGCCCGGCACCCGAGATCGCCCACGTGCGGCACACCTACGTCGTCGGCCCGGGATCGTCCCTCCCCGTGCGCGTCTACCGCGACGGTCCGCCCGGCGGTCCCGTCGTGCTCATGCTGCACGGCAGCGGCTTCGTGATCGCCGACATCGAGATCAGCGACGAACCCGCTCGACTCCTCGCGCGCGCCACGGGATTCACCATCGTCACCGTCGACTACCGCAAGGCGCCCGAGCACCCCTACCCGGCGGCCGTCGACGACGCTGCCGCCGTGCTGGATTGGATCGCCTCCGGCGCACTCGACGTCGATCCCGCGCGCACCGCGGTCGTCGGCGACAGCGCGGGTGGAACGCTCGCCGCGGCCCTCGTCGAGCGGGTCCGCGATCACGGTGGGCCGGCCGTGGCGGCTCAGGCGCTTCTGTACCCGTCGCTGCGCCGGCACTCCCCGGCGACGGAGCTGTCCGATAGCGACGTGAGTCTCACCGCCGCGGACGTCGAGTGGTTCTGGAACCACTACCTCGGACCCGGCCCGGCACCCGAGGGCGCACAACCGCTCGACGCGACCGACTACTCCGGGCTCCCGCCCGCGTTCGTCGGCACCGCCGAGTACGACGTGCTCCGGCCCGACGGTGCCGAGTACGCGGCCGCGCTCCGCGGCGCCGGCGTCACCGTCGAGTACCGCGACTACCCCGGCACCCTGCACGGCTTCTACTGGATGGATGCGGTGCTCGACGCGGCCGCCGATCTCCAGCGCGACCTCGCTGCCTGGCTGCGCCTGACCCTGAACGGAACACGATGA
- a CDS encoding MFS transporter, which produces MTTTTQRFHPGLLALATGGFGIGLTEFSITGLLSDVANDLGVSIPAAGGLVTGYALGVVLGAFTVTLALVARPPKTALLILLALFVAGNALSAAGPTYELVMAGRILAALCHGGFFGIGAVLAARLVTPDRQASAIALMFAGLTVANVLGVPAGTALGHRFGWRATFVAVAVIGLVAMAAIAALVPNPSAETTSVRAQLSVLLRPSVWVACGVTALVFGGLFGAFTYIEPLLRSVTGFGAAAIPWLLVLFGLGLFAGNLVGGRAADRDADRALLLFAAVLPLGIAAVALAAGSKPLVAVALAAMGLIGFATVPSLQLRVLRNAGTATLIASSANIAAFNLGNAVGAQLGGVGISAGGGPLAPVWIGVALSGAGALLATGSIVVERRRRVPRAGMRVDEVRV; this is translated from the coding sequence ATGACAACCACGACGCAGCGCTTCCACCCGGGACTGCTCGCGCTCGCCACCGGCGGCTTCGGGATCGGGCTGACGGAGTTCTCCATCACCGGGCTGCTCTCCGACGTCGCGAACGACCTCGGCGTGAGCATCCCCGCGGCCGGCGGCCTGGTCACCGGATACGCGCTGGGCGTCGTCCTCGGTGCCTTCACGGTGACGCTCGCCCTCGTGGCGCGGCCGCCGAAGACCGCCCTGTTGATCCTGCTGGCGCTCTTCGTCGCGGGGAACGCGCTGTCGGCCGCCGGACCCACGTACGAACTCGTCATGGCGGGGCGGATCCTGGCCGCGCTGTGCCACGGCGGCTTCTTCGGGATCGGCGCCGTACTCGCGGCGCGGCTGGTCACCCCCGACCGCCAGGCGTCCGCCATCGCGCTGATGTTCGCCGGACTCACCGTCGCCAACGTGCTCGGGGTTCCCGCCGGCACCGCCCTCGGTCACCGGTTCGGGTGGCGGGCGACGTTCGTCGCGGTCGCGGTGATCGGGCTGGTGGCCATGGCGGCCATCGCCGCGCTGGTGCCGAACCCGTCCGCCGAAACGACCTCGGTGCGTGCCCAGCTGTCGGTGCTGTTGCGCCCCTCCGTCTGGGTCGCCTGCGGGGTCACAGCGCTCGTCTTCGGCGGCCTGTTCGGCGCCTTCACCTACATCGAGCCGCTGTTGCGGTCCGTCACCGGCTTCGGCGCCGCCGCGATTCCCTGGCTTCTCGTACTGTTCGGGCTGGGCCTGTTCGCCGGCAACCTCGTCGGCGGCCGTGCCGCCGACCGGGATGCGGACCGCGCGCTGCTCCTGTTCGCCGCGGTCCTGCCGCTCGGCATCGCCGCGGTCGCACTGGCCGCCGGATCGAAACCGCTGGTCGCGGTCGCGCTCGCCGCCATGGGGCTCATCGGATTCGCGACGGTGCCCTCGCTCCAGCTCCGCGTGCTGCGGAACGCCGGCACCGCCACCCTCATCGCCTCGTCCGCGAACATCGCCGCGTTCAACCTCGGCAACGCCGTGGGTGCCCAGCTCGGCGGCGTGGGGATCAGCGCCGGCGGCGGACCCTTGGCGCCGGTCTGGATCGGCGTCGCCCTCAGCGGGGCGGGTGCTCTGCTCGCCACCGGGAGCATCGTCGTGGAGCGCCGGCGCCGCGTTCCGCGGGCCGGTATGCGGGTCGACGAGGTGCGGGTCTGA
- a CDS encoding PPOX class F420-dependent oxidoreductase, translating into MAPSEFDPRSLIASSRLGVLATLRASGMPQLSPVTTVYDADADRILVSMTAGRAKEANLRRDPRAAIEFTSADGYTWATAEGTATLIGPSTDPDGPEVDALVDYYRSGAGEHPDWREYREAMVADRRVLLVLQITHVYGARLR; encoded by the coding sequence ATGGCACCGTCCGAGTTCGACCCCCGCAGCCTGATCGCCTCCAGCCGCCTCGGCGTCCTCGCGACGCTTCGCGCCAGCGGCATGCCGCAGCTCTCGCCGGTCACCACGGTGTACGACGCGGACGCCGACCGGATCCTGGTGTCCATGACCGCCGGCCGCGCGAAGGAGGCGAACCTGCGCCGCGATCCGCGCGCGGCGATCGAGTTCACCAGCGCGGACGGCTACACCTGGGCCACCGCCGAGGGCACGGCAACGCTCATCGGTCCGTCGACCGACCCCGACGGCCCCGAGGTCGACGCCCTCGTCGACTACTACCGCAGCGGCGCCGGCGAACACCCCGACTGGCGTGAGTACCGCGAGGCGATGGTCGCCGATCGCCGGGTCCTGCTCGTCCTGCAGATCACCCACGTCTACGGCGCCAGGCTGCGCTGA
- a CDS encoding isochorismatase family protein, with the protein MTAAVLALHWQVNVIEPEGFFGPMLAAPVAESGVVDRAAAFHDAARAAGVPVIFTRFTVPEGEGDLVRNTAFMQAVGAAQDSFRPDASGTRIIAAMADQPTAVYDNQRLSGLAGPATDWLAEHGIDTLYLTGVATNLTVEQTARHGTDLGLVVHVVEDCVAAADPAVHAASLANLDLATAGRVTAVEALRRFGAA; encoded by the coding sequence ATGACAGCTGCTGTACTCGCCCTGCACTGGCAGGTCAACGTGATCGAGCCGGAGGGCTTCTTCGGCCCTATGCTCGCGGCGCCGGTCGCCGAGTCCGGCGTCGTGGACCGGGCCGCCGCGTTCCACGACGCGGCGCGGGCAGCGGGCGTACCGGTCATCTTCACCCGGTTCACCGTGCCCGAGGGGGAGGGCGACCTGGTGCGGAACACCGCGTTCATGCAAGCGGTGGGCGCGGCCCAGGATTCCTTCCGCCCGGACGCCAGCGGCACGCGGATCATCGCCGCGATGGCGGACCAGCCGACGGCGGTCTACGACAACCAGCGCCTTTCCGGACTGGCGGGGCCCGCGACGGACTGGCTCGCGGAGCACGGGATCGACACTCTCTACCTCACCGGTGTCGCGACCAATCTCACGGTCGAGCAGACCGCGCGGCACGGCACCGACCTGGGGCTGGTCGTGCACGTGGTCGAGGACTGCGTGGCGGCGGCCGATCCCGCGGTGCACGCGGCATCGCTGGCGAACCTCGACCTCGCGACCGCGGGCAGGGTCACCGCCGTCGAGGCGCTCCGCCGCTTCGGCGCGGCCTGA
- a CDS encoding alpha/beta fold hydrolase, whose protein sequence is MYSGRATHILSESGTAVVDRGAGPVVALAHGAGGGVLENFSVLLDHAPGLRFVGPSWPGSGGTPLTAAPLALEDLADRTVAAAVSRGAVRFPIVGLSLGAAVAVTAAHRHPDHVSALVLTVGVARSDFRVRTVTDTIRVLASAGVRDELAAYVVSVASSDATLRVLPQAEIEEARIAVRDTMPEGMAAQFDLAGRVDVTGLLPGIAVPTMVVVAGGDRLVPADIAREFGAIPGSRVVEYAGAGHIFTPPEAGEWAGEVADFLRATE, encoded by the coding sequence ATGTATTCCGGTCGCGCCACCCACATCCTGTCCGAGTCCGGCACCGCCGTCGTCGATCGCGGCGCGGGCCCCGTCGTCGCGCTCGCCCACGGCGCGGGCGGCGGGGTACTCGAGAACTTCTCCGTCCTGCTCGATCACGCCCCCGGCCTGCGCTTCGTCGGTCCGTCCTGGCCCGGGTCCGGCGGAACCCCGCTCACCGCGGCACCGCTCGCGCTCGAGGACCTCGCGGACCGCACCGTTGCGGCTGCCGTGAGCCGCGGCGCCGTCCGGTTCCCCATCGTCGGCCTCTCCCTCGGAGCGGCCGTCGCGGTCACCGCAGCGCACCGCCATCCCGATCACGTCTCGGCACTCGTGCTCACCGTCGGCGTCGCGCGCTCGGACTTCCGGGTCCGGACGGTCACGGACACGATCCGCGTCCTCGCCTCGGCCGGCGTCCGCGACGAGCTCGCGGCGTACGTGGTCTCCGTCGCATCCTCGGACGCGACTCTGCGCGTCCTGCCGCAGGCGGAGATCGAGGAGGCGCGGATCGCGGTCCGCGACACGATGCCGGAGGGGATGGCCGCGCAGTTCGATCTCGCCGGGCGCGTGGATGTCACCGGTCTCCTGCCCGGGATCGCGGTCCCCACCATGGTCGTCGTCGCCGGCGGCGACCGGTTGGTTCCCGCCGACATCGCGCGGGAGTTCGGGGCGATCCCGGGGTCCCGCGTCGTCGAATACGCCGGAGCCGGGCACATCTTCACGCCGCCGGAAGCCGGCGAGTGGGCCGGCGAGGTCGCCGACTTCCTGCGCGCTACGGAGTGA
- a CDS encoding MerR family transcriptional regulator, translating to MKVKGEMLIGELSAVTGASARSLRYYEEKGLLLPERTSTGYRVYGAGAAAQVRRIRGLLDAGFDTDAIRAILPCARDERTVDLCPAIEATMRATLARIEADLKELTRRRSAVSALLG from the coding sequence GTGAAGGTCAAGGGCGAGATGCTGATCGGCGAGTTGTCCGCGGTCACCGGCGCGAGCGCGCGCTCGCTGCGGTACTACGAGGAGAAGGGGCTCCTGCTGCCCGAGCGCACGTCCACGGGATATCGCGTCTACGGCGCGGGCGCGGCCGCGCAGGTGCGCCGAATCCGCGGCCTGCTCGACGCCGGATTCGACACCGACGCGATCCGCGCCATCCTGCCGTGCGCGCGGGACGAGCGGACGGTCGACCTGTGTCCCGCGATCGAGGCGACCATGCGTGCCACCCTCGCGCGCATCGAGGCGGATCTCAAGGAGCTTACCCGGAGGCGGTCCGCCGTCAGTGCGCTTCTCGGGTGA
- a CDS encoding nuclear transport factor 2 family protein encodes MTNIDIPSPVAEFIDSVNAGDEKAFLDAFTADGFIDDWGRVFGDRAAMQGWSAKEFIGAKGVLTPEKVTVDGDTVTVVGDWRSTHANGLSEFTFVVAGDRLKSMTIREG; translated from the coding sequence ATGACGAACATCGACATCCCCAGCCCGGTCGCCGAGTTCATCGATTCGGTGAACGCCGGCGACGAGAAGGCCTTTCTCGACGCCTTCACCGCCGACGGTTTCATCGACGACTGGGGGCGGGTCTTCGGCGACCGTGCCGCGATGCAGGGGTGGAGCGCGAAGGAGTTCATCGGCGCGAAGGGCGTGCTGACGCCGGAGAAGGTCACCGTCGACGGCGACACCGTCACGGTGGTGGGCGACTGGCGGAGTACGCATGCCAACGGCCTCAGCGAGTTCACCTTCGTCGTCGCCGGGGACCGCTTGAAGTCCATGACGATCCGCGAAGGCTGA
- a CDS encoding sugar phosphate isomerase/epimerase family protein has product MTRPIVLFTGQWADLPFEEVVRRAAEWGYDGLEIACGGDHFDVRSALEDPAYLPAKRRLLDEHGLRVWALSNHLTGQAVCDDPIDARHRAILPDRVWGDGSPEGVRTRAADELAATARAAAAFGVPTVTGFSGSSIWKYVAMFPPATEEQIDAGYRDFADRWNPILDVFDEVGVRFALEVHPSEIAYDYWTTVRALEAVEHRPAFGLNFDPSHMVWQDLDPAGFLYDFADRIYNVHCKDSRRRIGNGRNGRLASHLPWGDPRRGWDFVSVGRGDADWESIFRMLNTIDYSGPLSVEWEDAGMDRFDGAPEALAFVRARQLNPAAGAFDAAFAQRAGD; this is encoded by the coding sequence ATGACCCGACCGATCGTTCTGTTCACCGGGCAGTGGGCGGATCTGCCGTTCGAAGAGGTCGTGCGCCGCGCCGCGGAGTGGGGTTACGACGGGCTCGAGATCGCCTGCGGCGGAGATCACTTCGACGTCCGTTCCGCCCTCGAGGATCCGGCGTATCTGCCGGCGAAGCGACGCCTGCTCGACGAGCACGGCCTGCGGGTGTGGGCGCTGTCGAACCATCTCACCGGGCAGGCGGTGTGCGACGACCCGATCGACGCCCGGCACCGAGCGATCCTGCCGGACCGGGTGTGGGGGGACGGCTCCCCGGAGGGCGTTCGGACCCGGGCCGCGGACGAACTCGCGGCGACGGCCCGCGCAGCGGCGGCGTTCGGGGTTCCCACGGTGACCGGATTCAGCGGCTCGTCGATCTGGAAGTACGTCGCGATGTTCCCACCCGCGACCGAGGAACAGATCGACGCCGGCTACCGGGACTTCGCGGACCGCTGGAACCCGATCCTCGACGTCTTCGACGAGGTCGGGGTGCGCTTCGCCCTCGAGGTGCACCCGTCCGAGATCGCCTACGACTATTGGACGACGGTGCGCGCGCTGGAAGCGGTGGAGCACCGTCCCGCCTTCGGGCTCAACTTCGACCCGTCGCACATGGTCTGGCAGGACCTGGACCCGGCGGGCTTCCTGTACGACTTCGCGGACCGGATCTACAACGTGCACTGCAAGGACTCCCGGCGCCGCATCGGCAACGGCAGGAACGGCCGCCTCGCGTCGCACCTCCCGTGGGGCGACCCGCGCCGCGGGTGGGACTTCGTATCGGTGGGCAGGGGCGATGCCGACTGGGAATCGATCTTCCGCATGCTGAACACGATCGACTACTCCGGTCCGCTGTCGGTCGAGTGGGAGGACGCGGGCATGGACCGCTTCGACGGTGCCCCGGAAGCCCTCGCGTTCGTCCGCGCTCGACAACTGAATCCGGCCGCGGGAGCCTTCGATGCCGCCTTCGCGCAGCGCGCGGGCGACTGA
- a CDS encoding Gfo/Idh/MocA family protein has translation MRPDRIGIGQVGYAFMGRAHSQAWLAAREFFTPGRIPELTTLVGRDEAATRAVAERFGWAGIATDWRDLLNRSDIGLIDICTSGDSHADIAIAALEAGKHVLVEKPMANTLAEAEAMARAAESARRRGVRAMVGFTYRRVPALALARRIVERGGIGRVHSVRGQYLQDWLADPAAPWTWRLDRARAGSGALGDIGAHVIDLAQYVTGDTIRAVSGTLTTVYHRRTDDTGTERPVTVDDGCDVVARFRSGASGTFTATRLATGRKNALRLEVNGESGALAFDLEDMNHLEYYDAADGPDAGFRRIMVTDPEHPYLAGWWPPGHSLGYAQPFTHQAVDLLDAIAEGADPAPSFDDGLQVQRVLAAIEESSRTGRWVDTDVHHLQEAHR, from the coding sequence ATGCGTCCTGATCGCATCGGGATCGGACAGGTCGGCTACGCCTTCATGGGGCGGGCCCATTCCCAGGCGTGGCTCGCCGCCCGGGAGTTCTTCACCCCGGGGCGCATCCCCGAGCTGACGACCCTCGTCGGGCGCGACGAGGCCGCGACGCGCGCCGTCGCCGAGCGCTTCGGCTGGGCGGGGATCGCCACGGACTGGCGGGACCTGCTGAACCGCAGCGACATCGGCCTCATCGACATCTGCACATCCGGTGATTCCCACGCGGACATCGCCATCGCGGCCCTCGAGGCGGGCAAGCACGTCCTGGTCGAGAAGCCGATGGCGAACACGCTCGCGGAGGCCGAGGCGATGGCACGCGCGGCCGAATCGGCGCGCCGGCGCGGCGTGCGAGCCATGGTCGGCTTCACCTACCGTCGCGTCCCGGCCCTCGCGCTCGCCCGCCGGATCGTTGAGCGCGGCGGCATCGGCCGCGTCCACTCCGTCCGCGGGCAGTACCTCCAGGATTGGCTCGCCGATCCGGCGGCTCCGTGGACCTGGCGGCTGGACCGGGCTCGGGCCGGGTCCGGTGCGCTCGGCGACATCGGGGCGCACGTCATCGACCTCGCGCAGTACGTCACCGGCGATACGATCCGGGCCGTGAGCGGCACCCTCACCACCGTGTACCACCGGCGGACCGACGACACCGGGACGGAGCGCCCGGTGACCGTCGACGACGGCTGCGATGTCGTGGCGCGGTTCCGCTCGGGCGCGAGTGGGACGTTCACCGCCACGCGCCTCGCGACCGGCCGCAAGAACGCCCTCCGGCTCGAGGTCAACGGTGAATCGGGTGCCCTGGCGTTCGATCTCGAGGACATGAATCACCTCGAGTACTACGACGCGGCCGATGGACCCGATGCGGGCTTCCGACGGATCATGGTGACCGATCCCGAGCATCCCTACCTCGCGGGATGGTGGCCACCCGGTCACAGCCTCGGTTACGCGCAACCGTTCACCCACCAGGCGGTCGACCTGCTCGACGCGATCGCGGAGGGCGCCGATCCCGCACCGTCGTTCGACGACGGCCTGCAGGTGCAGCGCGTCCTCGCGGCGATCGAGGAGAGTTCCCGCACCGGGCGGTGGGTCGACACCGACGTCCACCACCTCCAGGAGGCACACCGATGA
- a CDS encoding substrate-binding domain-containing protein, whose protein sequence is MSRHPLRRGAATVALAATVALSLTACTNSDSSTPGTGGGAAQSGANDAPGKKVKIGFSAPAADHGWMAAITSLAKSAAGRYGDVDFRLSEGTSDASLQISQVETFINDKVDAIVILPVDGSALTQVAQKATDAGIPVVNVDRRFSSTTAARTTLLGDNFGMGRSAGRHICAAAKGRKDAIVAEIPGIDSLPLTQERSRGFGEALATCGLRVANRVAADFTVEGGERAASNLLQAAPKIDFLWNHDDDQGVGVLTAITQAGRTELTMIGGGGSKNMMLEIQKPDSVVKATVLYPATQGADAVRLARLIAQGKGLADLDEVAVPKEITLSAPVVDASNVGEYIGTAYAS, encoded by the coding sequence ATGTCCCGACATCCCCTCCGCCGCGGAGCCGCCACCGTCGCGCTCGCCGCGACCGTCGCGCTGTCCCTGACGGCGTGCACCAACTCCGACTCGTCCACCCCCGGTACCGGCGGGGGCGCCGCACAATCCGGAGCCAACGACGCTCCCGGGAAGAAGGTGAAGATCGGGTTCTCCGCTCCTGCCGCCGATCACGGCTGGATGGCGGCGATCACCTCGCTCGCCAAATCGGCCGCGGGACGCTACGGGGACGTGGACTTCCGCCTCTCCGAGGGCACGAGCGATGCCAGCCTTCAGATCTCGCAGGTCGAGACCTTCATCAACGACAAGGTCGACGCCATCGTGATCCTGCCCGTCGACGGGAGTGCTCTGACCCAGGTGGCACAGAAGGCCACCGACGCCGGTATTCCCGTGGTGAACGTCGACCGCCGGTTCTCGAGCACCACCGCCGCCCGAACCACGCTGCTCGGCGACAACTTCGGCATGGGCCGTTCCGCGGGACGCCACATCTGCGCGGCGGCGAAGGGACGGAAGGACGCGATCGTCGCCGAGATCCCGGGTATCGACTCGCTGCCGCTCACCCAGGAACGGTCGCGGGGCTTCGGCGAGGCACTCGCGACGTGCGGCCTCCGGGTCGCCAACCGGGTCGCCGCCGACTTCACGGTGGAGGGCGGCGAGCGTGCGGCGTCGAACCTGTTGCAGGCGGCGCCGAAGATCGACTTCCTGTGGAACCACGACGACGACCAGGGCGTCGGCGTGCTGACCGCGATCACGCAGGCCGGCCGCACCGAACTGACGATGATCGGCGGCGGTGGCTCGAAGAACATGATGCTCGAGATCCAGAAGCCCGACTCGGTGGTCAAGGCCACGGTGCTGTACCCCGCGACACAGGGCGCGGACGCCGTCCGCCTCGCACGGCTCATCGCCCAGGGCAAGGGCCTCGCCGACCTGGACGAGGTCGCGGTGCCGAAGGAGATCACGCTGTCGGCGCCGGTGGTCGATGCGTCCAACGTCGGCGAGTACATCGGGACGGCGTATGCGTCCTGA
- a CDS encoding ABC transporter permease: MTDTVETTAAAESAPARHLPAGFVRLLGLAVALVALCVIGLATAGGRFGSVDNLMTVLRLAAVIGVVSIGMTFVITGRGIDLSVGAIVALASVWATTTGTLALADSIGWPVIVFTALVVGAATGLVNGVLIAYGRIVPFIATLAMLAGARGLAEILSDKKTQIVTHQPFLRIFQADVLGIPVIVLIFALVAAGGWFLLNRTTFGRRTFAVGGNPEAARLAGIKVARHTVLLYVLAGLACGIAALMLMARTTTGTSTHGSLYELDAIAAVVIGGTLLSGGRGTIVGTVLGVLIFTVLTNIFTLNNLSVSVQSVAKFCIIIGAVLLQQHLARRAERRRT, translated from the coding sequence GTGACGGACACCGTTGAGACGACAGCCGCCGCGGAGAGCGCACCTGCGCGCCACCTGCCTGCGGGATTCGTCCGACTCCTGGGACTCGCCGTCGCCCTCGTGGCACTGTGCGTGATCGGACTCGCGACGGCCGGCGGACGGTTCGGGTCCGTCGACAACCTGATGACGGTGCTCCGGCTCGCCGCTGTGATCGGCGTCGTGTCGATCGGCATGACCTTCGTGATCACCGGGCGAGGCATCGATCTCTCCGTGGGCGCGATCGTCGCGCTCGCCTCGGTCTGGGCTACCACGACCGGCACGCTGGCCCTTGCGGATTCGATCGGATGGCCGGTGATCGTGTTCACCGCGCTGGTCGTCGGCGCGGCGACCGGCCTCGTCAACGGCGTACTCATCGCGTACGGCCGTATCGTGCCCTTCATCGCCACGCTCGCGATGCTCGCCGGCGCCCGCGGCTTGGCGGAGATCCTGTCCGACAAGAAGACCCAGATCGTCACTCATCAGCCGTTCCTGCGGATCTTCCAGGCGGACGTGCTGGGCATCCCGGTGATCGTGCTCATCTTCGCGCTCGTGGCAGCCGGGGGCTGGTTCCTCCTCAACCGCACCACATTCGGCCGTCGGACGTTCGCCGTCGGCGGCAATCCCGAGGCCGCGCGGCTCGCCGGGATCAAGGTCGCCCGCCACACCGTCCTGCTGTACGTGCTCGCGGGCCTCGCCTGCGGCATCGCCGCGCTGATGCTGATGGCGAGGACGACGACGGGCACCTCGACGCACGGCAGCCTCTACGAACTCGACGCGATCGCGGCGGTGGTGATCGGCGGAACCCTGCTCAGCGGCGGCCGCGGAACCATCGTCGGCACGGTCCTCGGCGTGCTCATCTTCACCGTGCTCACCAACATCTTCACCCTCAACAACCTCTCCGTGTCCGTTCAATCCGTCGCCAAGTTCTGCATCATCATCGGCGCGGTCCTCCTCCAACAGCACCTCGCGCGCCGTGCCGAGCGCCGCCGCACCTGA